AGAATTATAGCCCATGTCGCGCCATTATCCGAACTTTTCTCCCATTGATAGCTATAAGTGCCGTCGGCACCCAGCGGCGTAGTTCCGGTAAGTATTGCAGGCGTATTATTGCTGCATATAAACTGATCCGCAGAAATAGAATTATTCGTAATACCCTTCTGAACATTTATCTTCACGATGTTACTGTAACTGCTGCAGTTTCCTGACGTTGCAATTCTGCGGAAGAAAGCAGATTCGACAGAGATGGCCTTTAAATCCTTTTCGGTTGCCGTATTTATCGGAAGCCAATCGGTTTCGTTTATGCTCGTTTCCCATCGGTACGAATAATTATTGTCGCCCCCGGTAGGAGTACTTCCATTGACAATATACTCTGCACCTTCACATATCTCAGAAGATGTAGTGGATATGGTATTTGAGGCGACAGGAAGGAGGATTTGAATGGTTACTTCGTCACTGCTGGGTTTGCAATTAAAAGGACCGGATATGGTCCACAAGAAGCGATACGTTGTCCCTGGCACCAAGCCGTTTGCAACAGCATCGAAGCGCGTGTCATCATCAAAAGAAATGCCTCCCTGTCCCGATGCCAATGTCCACTTACCGACACTGGAGCCCGGGTTGTTCGCTTTCAGTTGCACCCTTGTTACATTACAGATCTTTTCATCATCGCCCGCGTTGGCGATCACGGGAGGCGCGGAAACAGTAATTGTCAGGGTAACAGGCGCGCCTTCACATCCGTTGCCGGTAACCGGGGTAATAGTGTATATGACAGTGCCAGAAGTGTTGCCTGCGTTTACCAGGGTATCGTTTATGCTATTTGTAGCGAGAGGAGTGCTTTGCCTGCTGTTTCCGCTGATAGCACCCTGCACCGTACTCGTCCATCGGTATTTTGTTGCTGCAAGATTTGAACTAAGAGTGATCCCGGCCGGCTGGTTGGTGCAAATAGTGGAGTTTGCTGCCGTTACCGTTGCGGATGGCAGCGGTGAAACAGTAACAGTAAAAGTAAACTCTTCTCCTTTACATCCATTGCTTTCAGGTGTGATGATATAAGTAACGACAGCATTCTGGTCAGGGTCGGAGTTTGTAATGATATCAGAAATATCTCCACTGCCGCTGGCAGAAAAATTTGAGGCATTAGCGGTGCCGCTGGCCGTCCAGGAAATAGTGCTTCCGGGAATACTTGCAGTGGGCCTATAGTTTACCGCCGTTCCGGTACAGATCGTTTTTTGAGCTGCGCTAGTGATCTTATTCGGCGGGTTAATAGTGATAATGACGACGTCGTCCACCTTATCGCAGGGCGCGGGATTTAATGTTACGGCTGAAAGAGTGAGTTCTGCCTTCCCTGCCGATACTTCAGCCGGAGAGGGGAGGTACTGTGCATTTAAAGCGTTGCGCCCGGGCAAAAATGTACCTGTTCCACCCTTCCATTCAAAGGAAGATACAGGTGGGCCCGAAATAGAACCTTGTAATATTGCGCTGCTGCCAGCGCAAATTGTTTGATCGCTTCCTGCTGAAATAGTAGGCGACTCGTTAAAAGTTAATGATCTGGTTTCAGTAACCGTTCCGCAATTGTTCTTGTGTGTAATAACAATAGTGTATGTAGCATAGTCGTTAAACAGAATAGAGGGTTCTTTTGAGGATGCGCTTGTTCCATTCTCGAAAGAATAAGTCCCTCCGCTTACCGACCAGGAATATGTATCGCTGAGCTCTTTAACTTTTCCGCTGAAGCTTGTGCTAACAGGGTTTCCCCCCGTATTGCTGAAGGTTAGAAGTTGATCTTTTCCGCAAAGGTTTGCCTGCCAGTTGGCGGTAATTGTTGGCGACTGATTAATTAGTATTGTCTGCTCAGCGCTCGTTACTGTATCGCAAACAGAACTTATGCTTAGTTTAATGGTATAGATACCTTCTACGGTAAAGCCTATCTGCGGGTCTTTACTGTTTTTGGTTGTATTGTTATTAAAGACTGCCGGAGCCGGGCCATTAATTATCCATTCATAATCATGCTTTGCAAGGTTGTTAGGGTCTACCACCGACTTATTCACGGGTGTAACGATCGAGCCGAGACAATAGGTGTCGGCCGAGAGTTCGAAATCAGCTTTTGGCGGAACCTGTATATATACAGTCTTTTCTACGGGAGCGGCCTGGCATTCAGATGTGCTTTCAGACTCAAGCCGGATCGTATGGTTGCCAGAACTTGTAAACGTATGGTTAAGCGTGTAAGTTATAGGAACGCCCTGAGGTGTAATTAACTGATTGTCGATATACCAATAGTAGACAACATTATTGTTTTGGCAGGAAGGTGAACTTGTACTCGGGTCCTCACCGGCAATAGATTCGTTAGTAATTGCTATCGGTGTATTGACACATGCCAGGAGAGGAGCTGTAAAGCGATTTTCAGGCTGACTTATTACTTTTGCCTGGCTTGAAATAGGCACGCCGATATCCCCGCAAAACTGGCTTCGTGTTTGTACAACAATGCCAAACACATTATAGTACCTCACATTTCCGATTGTTATTTGACTGCCGCACGAAGACTTTGTATAAAGATGGCTGATCTTCCCGTTTGTAGATTTAATTTGGCTCAGGATAAACGTCTCAACAGATCCATCACCCCATGTAACCTGGTAGGTATTTCCGGGAAAATTTAACTGAATTCCGTTCGTAGAGGTTGTTTCAACATTGTATTCTAGTGCCCCTAAAGGCAGACAAACTGTGCTGCTTCCGGGTGGATTAAAAGGGGTATTAATTCGATTGTTAATCAGGAAATAGGCTCTCGTCCCGATAACACCATTGAGTTCTGCACGTACGAAAATTGTATAATGAGTAATATCAGGTGTAAACTGCTGGGGCGACGACGGGAAGGAGAGCTGCTGCGTATCCGAAGGGTTCGCTTCGTTTCTGAAAGTAGCTGTAACACTGGCACCTGCAGAGGACGTGTTACTGAAATTATAGCGGACATTGGTTCTCCCAGGAGAACATGATCCAAAGGCTTTGGTGCTATTGTTACCGATCACCTGCTGGGCAGGCGCATCAATTTCCGCCCTTACGCCTGCGCTATTTTTAATTTCAAACGACGCTGAAGGTGAGCTGGTAATTGCCGGATTAGAAGATTTTATGCGTACCCGGTAATTTCCTGCTCCTATATTTGCCGGAATAGTGCCGTTTACAAATGTCGTATAAAAGCCGGCGTAGCTTCCTATTTCTGTCTCGCTGGCAAAGCTCCCGGATGCATCCGACAAGTACAGCTTAAATTCATTATCAGTTTTGAAATATCCGGTATCCTCATTTAGCGTAACAGGTACCGCAATAGATGAGCCCTGGCCATAAGGCCCGTCCATATTTCCAGGTGTGATAGTCTGGCTATAGCCCGGTAAGAGACATCCTGAAATTAAGTAAAATAATAGAGCCCAGAATTTGTTCATAGAGTCCCCCAATTAGCAGAAGCAGGTACATGCAAATTTTATGATGTACCTCTTATACGGGGCAACATTCAATTAGGGTTCAAAAAAATAAACAATTTCTGTTCGTTATACAGCTAACTCATCGATATAATTACTCAACCTGGGAAGATATATAATATTACTATGTTTTTCGACCTCCATTGACCAGAAGCTTCCGGCAAGTTTGAAGATCTTAAAGAGCTGATTGGATTCGTGTAAAAGGAAGAATTCTGCCCACTGACTGATAGTCATCCGCCCAAGCACTGCATGAGTACCAACCCGCGCATAATGCTCTGCCGGCATTTCCTCCAGCATTAAGCAGAGATTACTTCTCATCTTGTATAATTCATGCAGGAGTGATCCCGTCGTTTTTGCACAGGTAAACGAAAATTCGGCATCGAGGTCGGGTTTGTAAACTTCAAAATAGGGGTTGATGTCATTCACTATTCTATTAAGACGTTCCATGAAAATATGCTGGTATCTGGTCAGATAGGCGATAGTCTCGTGGATGGAGAATTTATCTGTACTAAGTCTGTTATAGATAGCTTCGGGCGGAAGGTCGTCAATATAGTTTTTTATAGTCTTGTGCTGGTTTGCCAACCGCTCAAGCGTGTATTCATTTAAATTCATAAGTTTTCCGGTTAGTTAGTAATATAACATTACCCAATTTCTTTTTGTTCTCATGAGAGCAGAATTAATGCCATTACGAAGATATTAGTATGTTATTAAGCCTTTATTTTATTAGGGTTAAGAAATTTATAATACAAGTAAAAAATACAAGGAAAAGTGAAAGGAGCAGGGGTTGCATGTTGTTGAATATGACCAGAAATATAAACAGTCAGATTTTCCTGTGTGGCAGTAATCTTCATGAGCGTTTCCTGTTCTTGCATACTGAAATGGTTTTGAATATGATGCGATTACTAATCCTAACAAAAATGGGGATACTAAGCTCATACCAATTTTTTTAGGTTAGGCGGGATAGTGAATAAATTCCCCAATTCGAGGTGTCTTAGAAACAATGTAAGGTTTTTGTTTTGGTGTTATTGGTTGATAGTCAGTTTGTTGTATTGTTTGTTGGAAGTTGGTACAGTTATTTCTATTAGCGTTCTATTCATGCGGGGACTTCGGTAATGCATCAATTATACTAATAGATATGAAAAAATTACTACTGTTATTATTGATTACAACTGTTTACTTGTCAGTAAGCTCCTGCAAGAAAGATCTGCCGGGCAACTCTGCAGTCCAGGAAACAGAAGACAAAGCGGCTCCTGATGGATTCGATTACAGTACTACAAAGAAAGTAGAAGTTAACGTCAGACTGCTTACACGAACAGAGCAACCTGTAAAAGGAGTTCTCGTTTCTATTTACAGTCCTGCGAGCCTTACAGAAGGTACTGAGCTTGCCAGGGTGCTGAGTGATGATAATGGCTATGTGAAACTTCTGTTGTAATACCTGCGGGATTAGACTCGCTGATAATCGATCCTGCTTATATTGGTTTAATGCGAAATGCAAAAGCGTACGTTACCGGAAACAGCTTAAGTGCGATCATTGGAGGAAAAACAGGCTATAGTGGGAATATAGTTGCCGAAAATGTCAATCGCACTGGCGTTGCAAAAACCTTTTCGGCCCGGTCTTCTGCAATTCCAACGGTTTATAACTACAAAGCAAGCGACTTCGATTCTAATGGGCGGCCGGTAAACAGGTCGGCAGTGGATAATATCGACTTTAGTGCTTTAATGACACAGATAACAGCGACGTTGCCCGAAAGAAAAGCAGTAGATCCAAAGTATATTAAAACAGAAGCTCCTGCAAATCTGAATATTACGGATTTAGCCGATGTATGGATTACCTTCCTGCACGAGGGGGCCAATTATAAAAATGTCCTGGGGTATTACACCTATCCGACCGGACACGCTCCCCAGAGCGCTGCGGAAATTGATTCAGTACATATTATCTTTATGAATGCTTCGCTTAACGGCAGCGGTGGTGGTATGCTGACGGGAGACAAAGTGAAGATTGGCAGATTCACACCTGGAACCACTATTGGCTTTGTATTGTTACAAGATGCATATAATAACGGCTCTGTCAATACGGGACGAGTGAAGTTTTTTACAAATGAATCTCTTAACCCGGAGGCGAACAATAATAAGAAAAGACATAATGTATTGCTTCACGGCGCGAGTCAGCGTATATTCATGATAGGATTCGAGGATATTGACAGATCAACCGGCAAGAATAGTGACAACGATTTCAACGATCTGCTTTTTTATGCTCAATCTAATCCGGTAGAGGCAATTTCACCGAAAGATATTCCATACCTCGACGAAAAAGTGAAGGATACAGATGAAGACGGAGTGCCGGATACTATGGATGAATATCCGGAAGATCCAGAAAGAGCATATGTTCGCTATTATCCTAGTAAAGACGTATGGGGAACAACTGCATTTGAAGATCAATGGCCTGCGGAAGGGGATTATGATCTTAACGATCTGGTAGTTTCATACCGGTATAAATTCGCTATGAGTACCAATAATAGGGTGGTCGATCTTACTGGCGAATATAAGCCCCTTGCTGCCGGAGCAAGCTTCCAGAATGGATTTGGAGTACAGCTTCCTTTAAATCCGTCTGTTATTAAATCGGTTACTGGTCAGGCTCACATAAATAATTATATCAAGCTGGCTGGAAACGGAGTAGAAGGGGGCCAGTCAAAGGCGGTAATTATTCCTTTTGATAATTACAGGGCGCTCTTCGGATCTTCAGCCTCTTATATCAATACCAGCTTATCGCAGAGTAAGATAAATAGCAACACTGTTACGGTGTACTTAGAACTCAATTCTACTCTTGCCGACGATTTTACTGCCGAGGCACCGTTCAATCCATTTATGATCAGCAATCTCACAAGAGGACGTGAAATTCACCTGGTAAATCATAAACCCACCGATCTTGTAAACATGAGTTTACTTAATACATCGGCCGATAACTCGAATCAGGCAGCAAACAGATATTATATTACCGCCGATAACCGTCCTTTCGCACTGGACTATTTTGGCTTCTTCGCATATCCAACAGAGAAAAATGCCATCTACGACGCTTACCTGCATTTCGCGGAATGGGCAAAGTCTGGCGGGAAGCTGTATAGTGACTGGTATCTTGATAAGCCAGGGTACAGAAAAGCTGAATACATCTACACAAAGTAGCTCTTTCCATAATAGTTAAATAAGCATCAGTTCCGCAAGGACTGATGCTTTTTTTATTGGGTGTTTTAAATATTCGGACGCAAGATTGTGAAAATGTCCTGGGATTAGTAAGCGCGCTTCTGTCGCCACATACCGCATAAAGAAAATTGGTAAAGTCAGCTGAATATCCTGTTTGTCGCTTATTGGGTCCCTTTTAGTGATAAATCGAGATATAAATAGGTTGTTGAATATATAAGGTGTACATTTATAGAATTAAATAAAATAAAATGCAACAAGGAACAGTAAAATTTTTTAATGAAACTAAAGGTTTCGGATTCATCACCCCGAGTGCAGGGGGTAGCGAAATCTTTGTTCACTCTTCAGGTCTTATCGATTCAATTCGTGAAAGTGATACAGTAAGCTATGACGTTGAACAAGGTAGAAAAGGTCTTAACGCCGTAAATGTAAAAGTTATTTAATAAAATAATAATTACATACCTTATTATGATATTATCGGGCACCCGTAAAAACGGGTGCTTTTTTTTTGCTTGGCGATGTGTACTTTTTTTTTGACCGCAAAGAAAAAAGATACCAAAAAAGAAACTCGCGGCTGCTTTCATTGCTTTGAAAGAGTATGCTGATACAGGTTTTAGAGCTGCCGCAATGAAAAAGGCCGCAGGATCGGTTATGGCAGGTCAGTGACAGCGAAACGACACAAAAGATAGTCGATATGCCGCAATGAAAAAAAAGCCGCAGGATTGCTTACGGCAGGGTAGTGAATGCCGCATCCTCATTTATTGTTTTTATAGAAGATATAACAGTCTTTTATTTCGATAGAGAGGTGGCGGATTAGGTAATTGACATGTGTCGTCCAATGTAAGCGTGATCTTTGCGCGTGAGTCTTTATTTTAATAAAAGATATATTTGTCTTTTATTATTTCTTTTTGTAATTTTACACTATTCCTTTCAGGCTCAATACCACGAGACAAGGATGGAAATATACGTAGTTCTGATGTTTAAATATTAAAAACGGAGGTATAAGCTTAAACGACTTTGCTTTTAGGATTAATTAAAGCTGTAAGCTCAATGGGGAGAGCGCTTTAATTGCCGGTTTCACTACTACTACTGTCTGCCTTCAATTATAACACGATATTAAAGGAACAATAATGATAAATTATAACATCAAAATCGGCATAGCTTTATTGGCATTTGCGGCAGTAATAAACAGTTGTACAAATCCGGGAAAATCGAAAGAAGGAAATGATTCGGTGGTTGGCCAGTATGAGGCTGAACTTACAGATGCTCCAAACGTACCAAGGTCTCCAGGTTATAAATACCCCGAGAAAGTGATCATCAAGCTGGAAGTGGTTGAGAAGGTAATGCGTCTGGCAGACGGCGTCGAATACAACTTCTGGACATTTGGAGGAAAGGTGCCTGGAAAATTCATCAGGATACGGGAAGGAGATGAGGTGGAGTTCTATTTAAGTAACCACCCTAATAATAAATTACCCCATAATATAGATCTGCACGCGGTTACCGGTCCGGGTGGTGGTGCAGAGCCTTCTATGACCGCTCCCGGGCATACATCTAAATTCTCATTTAAAGCGTTGAACCCAGGGCTTTTTGTATACCACTGTGCTACGGCCCCTGTGGGATTGCACATTGCAAATGGCATGTACGGACTGATCCTCGTCGAACCTAAAGAAGGTTTACCTCCGGTGGATAAAGAGTTTTACGTAATGCAAAGCGAGTTTTATACGAAGGCTAAATATGGCCAGCTCGGGCTTACCGACTTTGATATGGAAAAAGCACTGGATGAAAAACCGGAATATGTGGTGTTTAACGGCTCTGTGGGAGCGGCTGTTGCTGAGAAGGCAATGCAGGCTAAGGTTGGAGAAACGGTAAGACTATATGTGGGGAATGCAGGTCCTAATCTTATATCGTCTTTCCATGTCATCGGAGAGATATTTGATAATGTTCATGTGGAAGGTGGCAGTCTGGTGAATAAAAATGTGCAGACTACGGCTATCCCTGCCGGGGGTGCTGCAATAGTAGAATTTAAGTGTGACGTTCCCGGGACGCTTAATCTCGTAGACCACTCCATCTTCAGAACCTTCAATAAAGGTGCCCTGGCACAGATAAAGGTGGTTGGCGAGGAAAATCTTAAAGTGTATAGCGGCAAGCAGGGCGATATGATCTACCAGCCTGGGGCTGAAACACAGAAAGAGCCAGATGCTGGCGCTGTAAAAAGCGCGGTTCCGGAAAAGTCACTCCCGGAAAGAATGGAACAAGGCCTCGTATTGTTTCAATCCAATTGTGCCGCATGTCATCAAAAAAACGGC
The window above is part of the Arcticibacter tournemirensis genome. Proteins encoded here:
- a CDS encoding DinB family protein → MNLNEYTLERLANQHKTIKNYIDDLPPEAIYNRLSTDKFSIHETIAYLTRYQHIFMERLNRIVNDINPYFEVYKPDLDAEFSFTCAKTTGSLLHELYKMRSNLCLMLEEMPAEHYARVGTHAVLGRMTISQWAEFFLLHESNQLFKIFKLAGSFWSMEVEKHSNIIYLPRLSNYIDELAV
- a CDS encoding cold-shock protein, with translation MQQGTVKFFNETKGFGFITPSAGGSEIFVHSSGLIDSIRESDTVSYDVEQGRKGLNAVNVKVI
- a CDS encoding PKD domain-containing protein, whose amino-acid sequence is MNKFWALLFYLISGCLLPGYSQTITPGNMDGPYGQGSSIAVPVTLNEDTGYFKTDNEFKLYLSDASGSFASETEIGSYAGFYTTFVNGTIPANIGAGNYRVRIKSSNPAITSSPSASFEIKNSAGVRAEIDAPAQQVIGNNSTKAFGSCSPGRTNVRYNFSNTSSAGASVTATFRNEANPSDTQQLSFPSSPQQFTPDITHYTIFVRAELNGVIGTRAYFLINNRINTPFNPPGSSTVCLPLGALEYNVETTSTNGIQLNFPGNTYQVTWGDGSVETFILSQIKSTNGKISHLYTKSSCGSQITIGNVRYYNVFGIVVQTRSQFCGDIGVPISSQAKVISQPENRFTAPLLACVNTPIAITNESIAGEDPSTSSPSCQNNNVVYYWYIDNQLITPQGVPITYTLNHTFTSSGNHTIRLESESTSECQAAPVEKTVYIQVPPKADFELSADTYCLGSIVTPVNKSVVDPNNLAKHDYEWIINGPAPAVFNNNTTKNSKDPQIGFTVEGIYTIKLSISSVCDTVTSAEQTILINQSPTITANWQANLCGKDQLLTFSNTGGNPVSTSFSGKVKELSDTYSWSVSGGTYSFENGTSASSKEPSILFNDYATYTIVITHKNNCGTVTETRSLTFNESPTISAGSDQTICAGSSAILQGSISGPPVSSFEWKGGTGTFLPGRNALNAQYLPSPAEVSAGKAELTLSAVTLNPAPCDKVDDVVIITINPPNKITSAAQKTICTGTAVNYRPTASIPGSTISWTASGTANASNFSASGSGDISDIITNSDPDQNAVVTYIITPESNGCKGEEFTFTVTVSPLPSATVTAANSTICTNQPAGITLSSNLAATKYRWTSTVQGAISGNSRQSTPLATNSINDTLVNAGNTSGTVIYTITPVTGNGCEGAPVTLTITVSAPPVIANAGDDEKICNVTRVQLKANNPGSSVGKWTLASGQGGISFDDDTRFDAVANGLVPGTTYRFLWTISGPFNCKPSSDEVTIQILLPVASNTISTTSSEICEGAEYIVNGSTPTGGDNNYSYRWETSINETDWLPINTATEKDLKAISVESAFFRRIATSGNCSSYSNIVKINVQKGITNNSISADQFICSNNTPAILTGTTPLGADGTYSYQWEKSSDNGATWAIILQATDKDYQPQALSQSSSFRRIVSSAICKGLQQSVSNVITVRVSPGPDAGFTWSSDAACAPFNISAGTITADGSEQGDSFEWFANGQPIGTGQTFPGYNLSAVGDSVEITLKVSSALGCGSATFSHTFKTNASLTANFSTDKISGCGPLNVLFKNTTLNTQGVTFKWDFGNGKFSTLKDPGTIVFDARTDGKDTTYNVTLQAFSSCSNSTKSIEIKVIGRAIALFAPDKTRGCSPLTVTFNNRTQGSTNTYTWDFGDGTELLKTTNTNAVTHTYISNRPRDYVVRLTAENECGKDESTYTIRISPNTVFPDLVVNGNEYEGCAPHTVNFINNTIGATVFTYDFGDGSAPYTTNNTNPVPHTFAAGGKYIVRLTASNGCSDTTTTQTITVNPQAFTDFSANETSGCTSLTVRFINKTTGANSYIWEFGDGARSSDPNPTHTYSYSSSAYRVRLISISPFGCTDTLEIKDYITVSPPPVADFDVLPGDVINIPNYTFTFRDASREDIKKWEWDFGDNGSTSSAPNPDHTYPDTGSYKVRLIVTNAKGCTDTLSKTVRISGIPGSLFVPNAFMPNSATNELRTFKVKGSGIEKWHMRIFNKWGELIWHTEALDSRGEPSESWDGTRNGVTVPQGIYFWEIAATFKNGTEWPGMTYNSSEPKRTGAIHLIR
- a CDS encoding LruC domain-containing protein, with amino-acid sequence MRNAKAYVTGNSLSAIIGGKTGYSGNIVAENVNRTGVAKTFSARSSAIPTVYNYKASDFDSNGRPVNRSAVDNIDFSALMTQITATLPERKAVDPKYIKTEAPANLNITDLADVWITFLHEGANYKNVLGYYTYPTGHAPQSAAEIDSVHIIFMNASLNGSGGGMLTGDKVKIGRFTPGTTIGFVLLQDAYNNGSVNTGRVKFFTNESLNPEANNNKKRHNVLLHGASQRIFMIGFEDIDRSTGKNSDNDFNDLLFYAQSNPVEAISPKDIPYLDEKVKDTDEDGVPDTMDEYPEDPERAYVRYYPSKDVWGTTAFEDQWPAEGDYDLNDLVVSYRYKFAMSTNNRVVDLTGEYKPLAAGASFQNGFGVQLPLNPSVIKSVTGQAHINNYIKLAGNGVEGGQSKAVIIPFDNYRALFGSSASYINTSLSQSKINSNTVTVYLELNSTLADDFTAEAPFNPFMISNLTRGREIHLVNHKPTDLVNMSLLNTSADNSNQAANRYYITADNRPFALDYFGFFAYPTEKNAIYDAYLHFAEWAKSGGKLYSDWYLDKPGYRKAEYIYTK
- the nirK gene encoding copper-containing nitrite reductase, translated to MINYNIKIGIALLAFAAVINSCTNPGKSKEGNDSVVGQYEAELTDAPNVPRSPGYKYPEKVIIKLEVVEKVMRLADGVEYNFWTFGGKVPGKFIRIREGDEVEFYLSNHPNNKLPHNIDLHAVTGPGGGAEPSMTAPGHTSKFSFKALNPGLFVYHCATAPVGLHIANGMYGLILVEPKEGLPPVDKEFYVMQSEFYTKAKYGQLGLTDFDMEKALDEKPEYVVFNGSVGAAVAEKAMQAKVGETVRLYVGNAGPNLISSFHVIGEIFDNVHVEGGSLVNKNVQTTAIPAGGAAIVEFKCDVPGTLNLVDHSIFRTFNKGALAQIKVVGEENLKVYSGKQGDMIYQPGAETQKEPDAGAVKSAVPEKSLPERMEQGLVLFQSNCAACHQKNGEGLAGAFPPLAKSDYLMARKDKGAGIVLHGLSGKIKVKGKDYDAIMPQVQLNDDEIASVLSYVRNSWGNKGGLVKASEVSAVRNGK